CAGTCATTGCTTTAATCATGGTGATATCTTTAATTGACGCGAAATGGACACTTGCCGCCGCGGCTCGCTGAACTCGCCGCTCAGCACGAAAACGCCCCTCGCGTGAGGGGGTAAAGTCACTCAATCTGGAATTCTTGAGGTGGACTGCCGCAATCGAACGTAGCCCTGCGATCGGCCCTGCATAGAATTCGCCTCCCCGGGCAGTTCAGCGTTCTCTTCTCCGCCCGGCCGCCTCACGGAACAGGAACTGGAAGGATCTATGATGAAGCAATTGTTCGCTTGCGCTGTACTCGCTATCGGATCGCTCGTCGCCCTCTCTCCGCTCTCTGCGGTCGCCCAAGTCCGCCAGCCAGTCGGCTACTTCGTGATGCAGGAAGTCGGCTCTCAAAACATCAAAGACGTGAAGCTCGCCTCTCCCGCCTTCACCGGCATCGTCATCCGCGAGCGTTGGTCGTCGCTCAATCCGGCCCCCGGGGTCTACAACTGGAAGTTCCTCGACGGCCAAACGGCGCGTGCCCGCCGCCTCGGCAAAGCCTACATCCTTGCCATCTACACCGGCAACAATGCGCCCCTCTGGCTCGGCGTCCCGCTGTTCAAGTCGGCGCCGTTGCCATGGGATTCAAAAATGCTCGCCGCCCACGGCCAAATGGTCGCCATGCTCGGCCAACGCTACGGTCGCGACGCCAACCTCGTCGGCGTCGAACTGAGCGGCCCGACGCGCGGCCCCTCTGGTTCGCTCGAAATGCACCTCGCCGACGGTCTGCTCCAGCATCCTTCCTACCGGCCCGAGAACGTCGCCCTCGCCTGGATGCAGTGCATTAACCAGTATGGCGCCGCCTTCCCGCAGTGCGGTCTCATCTCCGACGGCGGCATCGCTCCCGGCGGCAAGGACGGGTCCATCACGCAAGCCGTCTTCAATCACCTCTATCAAACCTATCCAATGCAGGCGAACGTCTCGCACTGCGCCCTCAAGGCGAACACGCAGGAATCGGCTCCGCACCATGCCATCGTCGTCGCGATGGCCCGCCGTGGCTGCAGCGTGGGCTTTGAAATGGTCGGTCCTTCCGTCGCCGGAGTAAACGGCGAGGGAGGCCCCGTCGCCCGCTTCAGCGGCGACTTCGATTCCGCACTCGCCATCGCCAATCGCGCCGGAGCGAGCTGGCTGAAGATCTACCAAGGCGACGAGTTCAACGCGATGGACTGAGCGGTCGCAAACGCGGCGAACTGATAATATTGAAAACGGCGGGCTGCTCGCTCGGCCCGCCGTTCTTTTTCTACTCTTTGCGATTGCGATAAAGCGACGCATCGACCACGCCTTGCATCGCCGCAGCGTCTAAGATCCCGCCTAAAAACTCGTTTACCCGCCCGATTTCAGCCGCGGGATTCGCGAGCATCTGGTTGTAGTTCACGTCGATCAGTTCGATGTGTTGCTGCTTGGCGGCCCAATCGTAAAACCGCTCGATCTCCGACCGAAACAGCTTCGCCATCATCTCCGGCGAAACCGCGTCGCCCGCGCTGTGACGGTTCAGCATCACCTGCTGAGACGCCAAAATCTCGTCGAGTTCCCGCCGCATGAACAGCACGCGGTACGTCCGGTCGGCGGGCAAATCGTACAGCAGGCGGTACACCATTTTGACCGCTTTGCCGTTAGCGCCCTCCAGCCAAGAGGCGTCTTCTGACGTCTTTTTGACGGCTTCGAACTCGTAGTACCCGTTCGGGTTATCGTCATCCGCGGTGCGGATTTCGTCCGTCATCACCTTGAGTCCGCCATGCTCCAGCATGCGCATCATCATCGAGGTTCCCGAACGGGGCAGGCCGGAAACAATGGTCAGAAACTCGGCGGTGGCTGTCGACATAATCATCTCAGCGTGAAATCGATCGGATCACAATCGGCACTCGAACTATTGTCGCAATGCCATAAACCACTACAGATATAGTGATTCGCGCCGCCCCCGCGCTTCATCCGCATCTCGCGTGGCCGCCATGCCGCCCGCAAGTGATATGCCCAGTCGTGGCTTTCAGGGAGCGTAGAAATCTTTCTCGCTGTTGTACTCGCTCGCCGGCCCGGTGCAAGTCTTTTGCGGGCAAGCGATCGCGCAGTCTCGCGGCAGTTGCTGCTCGCTCGATGAGCAGATTCCCAGCCAAGTTCGAGCCGCGCCGCCGCCGCCATCCCTATTGAAGTGATGAACAGGCGCTAACTGAATTGGTCGTTGCGCGTCCAGCGCGTAGTGCAAACGCCCAAACGGAATTTTCTGGCGCGACGTTTGCTTTCTTTGCGAGCGAACTATTGCTATTGACTCCGCAATGCTGTTCAATGGCCCCTGCTTGGTTGGGAAGAGGCACCACCATCCCCCCGCATGTGAGCGTTACGCCGTCCTAACGTCTGCGCACTGACGCGCGATTACCGGCTTCAAGCTCACGTCCCTAACCTAACCCGCCGTACGATCTCCACAGATCAGTCGGCATACCTCGTTCGTCAGTAATCGCCGCGCCGCTCCGCGGTTCCAGTCCATTTCTAAATTGCTTTGCTCACGCCGATCCCATTTGCGGAAGGTAGTGCCGTGACCTCGTTGCGTCACCACAGAAGCGGACAACGCCCCTCTCGGGTCGTCCGCCTCTACGCCTCGAAGCAGTTATTTCCATGCGTCGAGTCTTATTTAGATTCTGCGCAGCGGATTTACGGGCCTTCATCGGGCGTCCGCGCATCGGCTACGCGTCAAACTCCATGTGAGGATCGCGCGTCCTCGCCAATTCGAACGAAATCGATTCTTCCCGCCTCACGCATCGCCGGCGTCGGTCGTCGATCGACGCCTTCATCCTCCGCAACCCATTCGGAGCGCGAGTCATGATCAACACGTTGCGTCCCAGCAAGAAGCACGTTCGCTCGCTCCCCGCCGCCGTCTCCGAGAGCGGCGTCGTCGGACCGGAACCGCCGCTGAAGGTTTGCGTCCTCGCCGCTTGTCCCTTCCCCGCCAACCACGGCACGCCTGGCTCGATTCGCGAACTCGTCGAAGCCACCGCCGAGCGCGGCCACGAAGTGCACGTCGTCACCTACCACATCGGCGAAGAGTTGCCGCTGCGGAACGTTCATCTCCACCGCATTCCCGACTGGACCGGCGAACGCACCGTCAAGGTCGGTCCGACGAAGTATCGGCCGCTGTACGATTTTCAGATGGTGCTCAAGACGCTGCAGGTGCTGCGGCGGAACAAGGTCGACCTGATCCATGCCCATGGCTACGAAGCCGCACTCGTGGCCGCCTGCTGCCACCCCTTCGTCCGCAAGCCGATCGTTTACAGCGCCCACAACGCGATGGGCGACGAACTCGCGAGCTACAACTTCTTCCGCTCGAAGCGGATGGCCAACGGCCTCGCCTGGCTCCTCGACCGTACCGTCCCCCGCATTGGCGATCGCTGCATCCCCCACAGCGTCAACTTGCAAGAATTCCTCTACGCTCGCGGTCTGGAGAAGCGAACCGAAGCAGTTCTCAACTTCGGCGTCAACTTCGACGCAATGCCGGTCGGCGACCGGACGGCGCTTCGCCAAGCATTCAACCTGACCGACGAGCCGGTGATCCTCTACTCGGGCGTCATCGACAAATTCCAGCGCCTCGATTTGCTGCTGGAAGCAATGGTGCACGTCCTGCCGCGCTTCCCGCGGGCGAAACTGCTGCTGCTCACCAACGTCCCCAATGCCGAAAACGAAGCCATCCTCCGCGAGCATGCCCGGGCCCTCGGCATCGAAGACAACGTGATGATGATGGTCCCGCGCTCGCTCGACGACGGCCTCAAGCTGCTGTCGATGTGCGACCTCGCCGTCGTCCCGCGACCCAAGGCGCCAGGGTTCCCGATCAAGTTGCTTAATTACCTTGCGGCCAAGCGCCCCTGCGTGATGTACGCCAGCTCGTGCAGCCGGCTGTCGCATGGCGAGCACGTCTGGCTCGCATCGGAAGACACTCCGAAATCGTTGGGAGACGCCTTGGTGCAGGTTCTCAAGGATGACGCGCTCCGTAATCGGATTGCCGAGGGGGGCCACCAGTTCGTCCGCGCACGGCACGACCGCCGTGCGGCCGCCGCCCAACTTTGCAACGTGTACCTCGACTTGCTGCGCACGACGCGCCGCTGGAACGATATTGCCGCCCGCCCGGCCCGTGTCGTTCCGAACATCGAACAATCCGACGAACTTGAAGCGTTCGACGGTGAATCCAAGGAGATGCAGGCCAATGCCTACGCCTAATTACAAGGTGCTGATCGTCGGCCTCGACGGCGCGACGTTCGACCTGATGCTGCCGTGGATCGAGGAAGGAAAACTCCCGAACCTCGCCCGCATCATGCGCAGCGGAGCGAAGAGCCCGCTCGAGTCGACCGTGCCGCCGATCACGCCGTGCGCCTGGTCGAGCTTTATGACGGGCAAGAACCCCGGCAAGCACGGCCTGTTCGACTTCATCGAGCCCGACGACAACCACGGCTTTAAGTTTACGAACGCCTCCTACCGCGACGGCGAAACATTGTGGGGCTGCCTCAGCCGCCACGGCCGCCGCGTCGGCGTCGTCAACGTCCCGATGACGTTCCCGCCGGAACCGGTCAACGGCTTCCTGATCTCGGGCCTCGACACGCCGCACGACCTCAGCGCGTTCATGTACCCGGTCGAAGTTCGCTCCGAGCTGAAGATGGCGGGCATTAAGTACCGCATCGATCAGCAACATCTGGGCAACATGCGGACCGACGAACGCCGTCGCGCCCAGCTCGACGACATCTTCGCCTGCGAACGCGATCGCACCACGGCGTTCCAGCTCCTGTCCGAACAACGCCCCTGCGACTTCCGCATGATCGTCTTCGGATCGACCGACCAAGTGCAGCACCACTTCTGGCACTTCATGGATGCGTCGCACGACAAGCACGATGCCGCCGGCGCCGAGAAGTTCAGCACTGCCATCCTCGACACCTACGTCCACTGCGACGAACAACTCGGCATCCTCCTCGACGAGTGCGACGACGACACGATCGTCGTCATCATGTCCGACCACGGCTTCGGCCCGATGTCGAACGTCCGCGTTCGCGTCAATCAGATTCTCGCCGAAGCCGGGCTGCTGAAGTTCGTCGAAAGCTCCGCCCCTGGCAAGCTCAAGCAGTCGCTCGCCGCGTGGCTCGACCGGATGATTCGCTCGACGCTTTCCTCCGACGCCAAGCGCCGTATCGCCGGCATGCTGCCGCGGCTGCGAACTTGGTTTGAAACGCTCGACGAGACGCAAATCAACTGGGACGAAACGAGCGCCTACGTCAACGAGGCGTACCGCTCCAGCCCCGCCATTTGGCTCAACCGCCTGCAAGATCTGGACGAAGGCGAAGTGGCGGAACTACGCGACCGTATCGAGCAGATCATGCTCTCGCTCGTCGATCCGCAAACGGGCGAACCGGTGATCACCCACTTGGCCCGCCCCAGCGAGCTCTACCACGGCCCCCATTCCAGCAAGGCGCCCGACCTGCTCCCCGCGTGGTGGACCGACGGGTTCCTGCTCGATCAGAGCATGCCCGCCGCGGCCGGCTTGCCGAACGTCGAGCGTTCGACCGCGCCGCTCGAGGGAGGCGTCGAGTTCGCCGCCTCGCACCGTCTCGACGGCGTTTTCATGATCAGCGGCGGTCCGATCTCGCCCGAATTTTCGTTCTCCGACGCCAAAATTGTCGACGTGACCCCGACCGTCCTGTATTTAATGGGTCTGCCGATTCCCGACGACATGGATGGCAAGGTCCTGGTCGAGGCGATTGATTCCGACTTCCTCGCCGCTAACCCGATTCGCTACGAATCGACCGAAGATGGCGCCGTGAGCGAAGTCGACAACGCCCCGCGCGGGTTCTCGAAAGACGAATCAGAGATGATCGCGCGTCGTCTCCAAGCCTTGGGATACATCCAATAGCCATCGCACTCGGCGGCCCGAGAGGAATTTCAGATATGAGTCGTGTTTTCATCGTCGGCTGGGATGGCGCCACATTCGATTTGGTCGAACCGTGGATCGCTGAAGGCAAGCTGCCGAACATCGCGGAAGTCTATCGCAACGGCGCGCACGGCGAGCTCGCCTCGACGCTGCCGCCGATGACGTTCCCTGCTTGGTCCAGCTTCATGACGGGCAAGAACCCTGCGAAGCACGGCATCTACGACTTCACCCGCCAAACCCCCGGCACGTACGACCTTGAGTTCGTCAACGGCGGCAACCGGCGGGCGCCTTCGTTTTGGAAGCTGCTCAGCGACGCCGATAAACGCGTTATCTCGATCTCCCTCCCGTGCACCTTCCCGCCGGAACCGGTCAACGGCGTCATGCTCAGCGGCTTCGACGCCGCTGGCCTCGGGGGCAGCAGTTCAAAGCTCGACGCCCGCGGCATGTATCCCCGCAGCATGTACGACGAACTCGACCGCGAACTGGGCGGCCACCCGATCGGATCGTTCCCGATCCAAGAAATCAACCAGGGCAGGGCGGAAGCCGCGGTTCAGAAGATCATCGACGTCATCGGCCGCAAAGCCGCGACGGCGAAGTACCTTATGCAGAATTACGAATGGGATTGCGCGATGATCCTGTTCGGCGAGTCCGACGGCTCGGCCCACCACTTCTGGAAGTACTGCGACCCCCGCTCGCCGCAATACACGGCCGAACCTGCCTCGATGCGCGACAGCATCTTGCGGGTCTACCAAGAACTCGATCGCCAACTCGGCGAGCTCAAAGAACTGCTGCCGTACGATACGACGCTGATGATGATGTCGGACCACGGTTTCGGCGGCGTCAGCAACGCGGTCGTCTACCCGAACTGCTGGCTCCGCGAACAGGGACAACTCGGCTTCCGCGGCGGCCTGGCGCGCTGGATGTCGCGGCGGCTCGACGCACTCAAGCTCCGCGCCGTCGCCGTGCTGCCGAACTCCATCCAAAAGTTCCTCTCGCGGTTCGCCCGCGCTCAGCTCGGCGGCATCGAAGCGAAGGTCCGCTACGGCATCATCGATTGGAGCCAAACGAAGGCCTTCTTCGAAGAGAACCCGTACTACCCGGCGCTTCGCATCAACCTGAAGGGCCGTCAGCCGCAAGGCACCGTCGAACCCGGCGCCGAGTACGAAGCGCTCCGCACCGAACTGATCACGAAGCTCGAAGCCTGGCGCCATCCGCAAACGGGCGAGTCGATGGTCGAAAAGGCCTTCCGCCGCGAGGAAGTCTACTCCGGCGCCTGCCTCGACGAAGCGCCAGACATTGTCGTCAAATGGGCGACGCACCAAAATTACACCTACGCCTTCCGCGTCAGTTCGAAGAGCAAGTCCCTCGCTTGGATCGAGGAGCTCGACCCGCACCGTCAGGAGAATTCCGCGTTCTTCACCGGCAAGTCGGGAAGCCATCGCGACAACGGAATTTTCTTGGCCGAAGGACCGCAAGTGATTGCGGAGAAGACGGTCGACGGAGCCCGCATCATCGACGTGGCGCCAACGATCTTGCACCTCCTTGGGGTACCGACGCCGGCGGACATGGATGGCCGGGCGCTGATCGAAATATTCGAAGGCGCCGCGGCGACCCCCATGGCAGTTGGAGAGGCTGCCGGCGTCGTCGCCGCCTCGGAAGAGGACGACGCCTCGTACACGGATGATGACAAAGTCGTGATCAACGAACGCCTCCGGGCGCTCGGTTACATCGATTAATTCACCGCTGTTCGACGTTCAGTTTCTTCGCTGAGAGTGCCGCCACGTGAGCCGTTCCGTTCCACCAACCGCGTCTGATTCGCCGACCGTCGCGCCTGCGCACGAATCGGGTCTCGGCCGCATCGTACGAAACAGCGCGTTCAACGCCGTGGGGACGATCCTCATCGTTCCCTCGAACATGCTCGCGCTGTTCGTCATGGCGCAACGGTTGGGCGCGCAGCCCATCGGTACGTTCTTCACGATCTTCTCGATCTCCGCGGTGATCCACTGGATCGCCGATGCGGGCACGACCACGGTCCTCACTCGCCACGTCGCCCGCAATCCACAGCGGCTGAAAACGATCATTCCCGAGTCGCTCGGCGTCCTGTGCGTCGTTTGCTGCGTTTCGACGACGCTGTTCATGCTGGTCGCCGTTCCGTGGATGTCGTTCTTCACCGACCGCGTTTCGTTCGCGGTGGTGATCGTCGCCGCGTCGGCGATGTGGTCTCGGCACGCTCTCGACTTCGCCGCCAGCGCCCTCCGCGGGCTAGAACGCTTCGAATACGAGAACTTCTCCCGGGTCGTGCAGACCTGTAGTTTTTGCGTGTTCGTCTGGTTGTGGGTCCACCCGTCGACCGGCGGCGCCCTGGCCGCCTTCATCGCTTACGCCGCGAGCAACGTCATTGCCGCGATCATCATCTGGTGGACGCTGCTCACCAAGTGGGACTGCGCCGGCTTCCGCTTGAACCGCGAAATCATCCGGCGCTGGTGGACCGAATCGATTCCGCTCGGCGCCGGCGACGTCATCCGCCAGTTCCTCATGCAGATGGACACGCTGCTCCTCGCCGCGTTCAAGCCGCAGGCGATCGTCGGCATGTTCAGCATCGCCGCCCGGCCGCTGCAGCCGTTGCAGCTGCTGCCGAAGATCATCGTCTCGGTCACGTTCCCGATGCTCAGCCGCGCGGCCCAGGTCGATCTCGCCGCCGTGAATCGCCTGTTCGTCAAAACGACGAAGATCCTCTGGGCTGCCTCGCTGCCGATCAGCATCGGCCTGAGCATGGCCGCCCAGCCGATCATCCTCGCCACTGCCGGCGAAGACTTCATCGATGCGGCCCGCCCGCTCCAGATTCTGATCTGGTCTACCGGCCTGATTTTCATCAACGCCCAACTCCGCTTCGTCCTCACCGCACTCGACAGCGAAAAGGCCTACTGGCGGCTTATCTGCTGGACGCTTGCGGTGAAGCTCGGCCTCGAAGCGGCGCTCATCCCGCTTTGGGGCCTCTACGGCGCTTGCATTGGCAACATCCTCGGCGAAATCGCGCTCTGCATCGGCGGAGCGCTGGCCCTCCATCGACTCGGCGTCAAATCGCCCAACTGGCTCGACTTCCTCCGTCCAGCACCCGCTGCCGTTGCAATGACGCTGATTATGTGGCCCTACGCCGATCACGACGCCTCGCTGCTCAGCGTGATCATCGCCGGCATTGCCGGCGGCATCGTCTACGCGATCGTGGCGCTGTTCAGCGGCATCGTTCCGTGGTCCGATCTGCAGCGCATCTGGCGCTCGCTTCGTAAACCGGCGATCGTCGCCAGCCTTGAACCTGCCGCCGTCGTCGCTGTCGCCGAGACAGCCGACGCAATCCCCAACTAACCATCTGCTCAGGCACGCGAAAGACACCAACATTTAGACCCTCCCGGACGCGGGAGCAAAGGATTCTGGAGTATCTCCCTCATGAAGACATTCATCCGTTGGACCAGTGGATTGCTGTTGCTCGGCTGCGCCGTTGTTCTCATCGGCCTGTGGCAGTTGCGGGCCCGCGACGCGATGGCCGATTGGGATCCCGATGCGGCCCGTCACCGCGGCAAGCCGATCCCCGTCCGCACCATCAAAGTGGCGGCCCGCGACTTCGATGAAACGATTGGCGGCACCGCTGTGACGTTCCCGGCCCAATCGGCGACGGTGACCATCCCGCTCCGCTCCTCCTCGGTGATCGACCGCGAAGTTCTCGACGTCAATTGCGAAGCAGGCGGCGAAGTGAAGAAGGGCGACGTCCTGGTGACGTTCCTCCCCGGGCTGTTCGAGCACACCGTCCGTCAGCGCGAAGCCGCCGTCCGCCAAACGACCAAGACGCTCGAAGCCTACAAGGGCCTCAACAAGCGTCAGGCGATCACCGAACTCGAAGTCGCCGAAGCCGAAGTCGGTTACGAAACGGCTCAGCTCGAACTCGCCATGTCGAAGCGCGACCTTGAACTTTGCAAGATGATCACTCCGATCGACGGCGTCATCCAGGAAGTCAACGTCGTCCCGCAGATGCGCGTCGGCGACGGCACGATCGTCGCCGTCGTCCACGACCTCGACCCCATCTACGTCCAAATGGACTTCCCGATGGAACGGCTCGATTCGCTCCAAGTCGGCCAAACCGCCGAAGTGGAACTCGACGCTTTCTCGCAAGAAACCTTCGAAGCGAAGGTGATCCGCATCGCACCGATCGTCTCCACGAAGACCCGCGTGCTGCCGATCATGCTCGAGATCCCCAACCCCGGCAATCGCATCAAGGCCGGCATCTCGGGCTTCGCTCGCGTGAAATCGATGAAGCCGGGCGCCACCTCGATCCCCGCCGTCGCCCTTATCAAGAAGCAGAAGAAGGCGATGGTCTTCATCCTCGAAGGCGATAAGGCAAAGATTCGCGAAGTCCGCACCGGCGAAACGATCGGCACGGGCGAAGTCGAGATCCTCGAAGGCCTCGAAATCGGTGACGAGGTCGTCATCTACGGCCACGACTCGCTGCAAGAAGACGACCTGGTGAACGCCGATTGGCGCGGCTGGACTCGCCGCGGCGAGGGCAATGTTGCTCAAGCCAGTATGTCCGGTTTCTAAATCGTCGCTGCTCGCCCTTCCCGCCGCATGAACTACGTCAAACGATTCTTCATCGCCTGTTGGAGTCTGTACGCCCGGCTATTTAGCTGGTGTGCTGGCGCTGCGCTGTCGAATCGCGGACTGACGTTCACGGTGCTCGTGACTTGCTTGATTCTGATCACCGGCCCGTGGCTGCGGTCGTCGGTTAGTCGCGACTTCCGCGGCCCCCACATCCCGTGGAACAACTCGGCGAGTTCGCGATTCCTGCCGGAGTACGTCGCGAAGGCACCCCGCGAATGGCGCGTCGACAGCATCGCGATCCCGATGCTCGCCATCGTGCTCGTCGCGATTCCTGTGGCGTTCATTCGTCCGCGGTGGATGCCGCACCTATTCGGGCTGCTGATCGCCGTGAGCATTCCCGCCCTGGCGGTAACGCTCTGGAACCATCCCGGTCTGTACGAGTTTTTTGAAAGCGAAATCCGCGGTCGCAGCATGCTCCGCACCGTCTACCGGATGGAACATACCGATCTGATGACCGTCCGCGCGCCCGATCGCATGCAGGCGTTCGGCGGTCAAACCGGCAAGATCGATCTGCTCGCACCGACGCACCCGCTGCTCGTGCCGCTTAACTACTGGATGTACGGCCCCTGGCTCGTCGGCGCCGCCATCATGGGCGCCGTGGCGACCAATCGCACCAACTGGCAACGCCGCTTCGCCTACACTGGCGTTTGGGTCGGCGTCGGCGCCCTGTTCGCGCTCGCCGCCACGTGGCCGCGCTGGGTCGCCGAGTACCACTGGACTCAGGCGGAGCTGCTCGAAGAGCGAAACGACTTTGTCGCAGCCGCCGACGCGCTCGAACTTGCCCGCCAGTCGATGCCCCCTCTCGGCTTCACCAAACGCTATTGGGAAGCCCGCGGCCGGCTCGACTATCGCCAGCTTGTTCGCAGCCCCTACGCCGCCTACTTTGTCTCCTCCGAGTATCTCGAAGCCGCCGACGTCGATCGCGCTCGCAACGAACTCGCCCCCTTCGTTGACGCCGACAGCGCCGCCGCGCCGCGTGCCTTACTCGCGGAAATCATGGGCCACACCGCCACCGGCTTCAGCGCCCACGGCAAGCGCGGCGCCGCCGAAAAAGCGTGGCGCGAAGCCGCCGAAATCGCTCCCTGGAAGCCGAGCTACTGGGTCGCATACGCCGTAACGGTGCTCGGCTCCGCGCCGGAGCGCGCGCCGGAAATCGAAACTCGCTACCTCGAAGAACTTCGCGACGTCGGCGACTGCTTCGTCGGCAGTGACTTCGCCTCAGCCCTTGGCGACGCCTATTTCGAAAGCGGCGACTTTACGAGCGCCCGGCGTCTGTACAGCATGGCGATGGATATCTTCCACTTGCCGAAGTACGTCAACCTGCATGCTCAAGAGGGCCGCCTCGGCATGTAATGATGAGCTCGCGCCCTCTCGCTGCACTCCTGTTGGTCGGATTCGCACTCGCCGTCGGCGACTTCGGTTTCCGCACGTTCAATCCGTCGCCCACGCCGGAGTACATGATCTCCGGCAACGTGCAACCCCTCACGCTGCAAACCGACGACGAACCGAAAAAGCACCTTTACCTCCGTCGCACCTGGCGGCTCACCGAAGCCCCCGAGCAAGCTTGGATCAAGCTCATCGGCCATGACGTGATCGAGGTCTGGGTCAACGGCCGCCGCGCCGGCTACTCGAAGCCAGTCGGCTTCGGTCGCAACACTGGCATCGTCATGGACGTCACCCCGCTAATGCACGCGGGGGAAAACAGCATCGCGATCCACGTCGCCCAGCTCGTGCTCGATCGGCCGCCGAGCGTTTCCATCGAAGGCGAATGCCGTTTCGCCGACGGCGTCGTCCGCGACCTCGGCGACTTCCACGATTGGAAAGCCGCCGGCGTCTATGAACGCAATGGCCCCTATTGGTTTGAAACCGAGTTCGAAGACAAGCACTGGATCGAACCAACTGCCGGCGAACGCATCGAATGGCGCTGCCAGGTCGACTTCCCCCATCGCTCGATCACCCACCCGCGCGAAGCGAAGTGGATTTCGCCCACCAGTTCGACGGAAGGCGCCGCTGCGTTCGCCGCCGAGTTCGACGTCCCCGGTACGCCCCGCGACGGCTGGCTCCGCATCCTCACCAACGGCTCGCAGCGGATCGCGCTCAACGGCAATCTCCTGTCGCGCGATCAACTCGGCCTTGGCACCGAACAATCGAAGCACGCTCGCGAACTCACGTTCGACGTCAGCCCGCTGCTGCGCCGCGGTAGCAACGTTATTTCCGTGATGGCGGAAACCCCCGGTGAGAAGCCCCGTCTGCTGGCCGACCTCGAAGCGACGACCGCCGACCTGCACCGCACCTACCTCGCCACTGACGACAGTTGGAGCAGCGCCGCCGGCTACCCCAGCGATTGGCTCGAACCAGACTTCGCCGCCGCCGAGTGGCAGCAATGCAAACCCGAGATCGGCTACCAAGGCATCCCGCCTCGGTCACTGGTCCGCGAACTCGGCATCCTCGATCCCACCCGTGCCTTCTGGATCGAGCGCGGCGCCATCCACGCCGCCTGGATTCTCGGCAGCGGTCTCCTCGGCGCCCTCGGCAGCTTGGGCGTGTTCGCCGCAATGAAAAAATACGTCGCCGCTGCGGAACCGCTTCCCGTCGCACTGCCGTTCCTCCCGCTACTCGTCGGCTCCCTCGCCGCCTGCAGCGGCGCGCTGATGACCTGGGACTTCCGCTGGGCCGGGCACGATGTTTATCGCCCCGTGTGGCTCTACTCGATCTGGATCGGCGTCGCTGCACAGTGGTTGCTGCTCATCGTCCTCATCTCCGTCAAGTCGCTCGCCGATCGCCCCGCGCTGCGCCGTACGTTCAGCTCGCGGGCGATGTGGACCGCCTCAAT
This sequence is a window from Lacipirellula parvula. Protein-coding genes within it:
- a CDS encoding sulfotransferase family protein encodes the protein MSTATAEFLTIVSGLPRSGTSMMMRMLEHGGLKVMTDEIRTADDDNPNGYYEFEAVKKTSEDASWLEGANGKAVKMVYRLLYDLPADRTYRVLFMRRELDEILASQQVMLNRHSAGDAVSPEMMAKLFRSEIERFYDWAAKQQHIELIDVNYNQMLANPAAEIGRVNEFLGGILDAAAMQGVVDASLYRNRKE
- a CDS encoding glycosyltransferase family 4 protein; this encodes MINTLRPSKKHVRSLPAAVSESGVVGPEPPLKVCVLAACPFPANHGTPGSIRELVEATAERGHEVHVVTYHIGEELPLRNVHLHRIPDWTGERTVKVGPTKYRPLYDFQMVLKTLQVLRRNKVDLIHAHGYEAALVAACCHPFVRKPIVYSAHNAMGDELASYNFFRSKRMANGLAWLLDRTVPRIGDRCIPHSVNLQEFLYARGLEKRTEAVLNFGVNFDAMPVGDRTALRQAFNLTDEPVILYSGVIDKFQRLDLLLEAMVHVLPRFPRAKLLLLTNVPNAENEAILREHARALGIEDNVMMMVPRSLDDGLKLLSMCDLAVVPRPKAPGFPIKLLNYLAAKRPCVMYASSCSRLSHGEHVWLASEDTPKSLGDALVQVLKDDALRNRIAEGGHQFVRARHDRRAAAAQLCNVYLDLLRTTRRWNDIAARPARVVPNIEQSDELEAFDGESKEMQANAYA
- a CDS encoding alkaline phosphatase family protein, with the translated sequence MPTPNYKVLIVGLDGATFDLMLPWIEEGKLPNLARIMRSGAKSPLESTVPPITPCAWSSFMTGKNPGKHGLFDFIEPDDNHGFKFTNASYRDGETLWGCLSRHGRRVGVVNVPMTFPPEPVNGFLISGLDTPHDLSAFMYPVEVRSELKMAGIKYRIDQQHLGNMRTDERRRAQLDDIFACERDRTTAFQLLSEQRPCDFRMIVFGSTDQVQHHFWHFMDASHDKHDAAGAEKFSTAILDTYVHCDEQLGILLDECDDDTIVVIMSDHGFGPMSNVRVRVNQILAEAGLLKFVESSAPGKLKQSLAAWLDRMIRSTLSSDAKRRIAGMLPRLRTWFETLDETQINWDETSAYVNEAYRSSPAIWLNRLQDLDEGEVAELRDRIEQIMLSLVDPQTGEPVITHLARPSELYHGPHSSKAPDLLPAWWTDGFLLDQSMPAAAGLPNVERSTAPLEGGVEFAASHRLDGVFMISGGPISPEFSFSDAKIVDVTPTVLYLMGLPIPDDMDGKVLVEAIDSDFLAANPIRYESTEDGAVSEVDNAPRGFSKDESEMIARRLQALGYIQ
- a CDS encoding alkaline phosphatase family protein translates to MSRVFIVGWDGATFDLVEPWIAEGKLPNIAEVYRNGAHGELASTLPPMTFPAWSSFMTGKNPAKHGIYDFTRQTPGTYDLEFVNGGNRRAPSFWKLLSDADKRVISISLPCTFPPEPVNGVMLSGFDAAGLGGSSSKLDARGMYPRSMYDELDRELGGHPIGSFPIQEINQGRAEAAVQKIIDVIGRKAATAKYLMQNYEWDCAMILFGESDGSAHHFWKYCDPRSPQYTAEPASMRDSILRVYQELDRQLGELKELLPYDTTLMMMSDHGFGGVSNAVVYPNCWLREQGQLGFRGGLARWMSRRLDALKLRAVAVLPNSIQKFLSRFARAQLGGIEAKVRYGIIDWSQTKAFFEENPYYPALRINLKGRQPQGTVEPGAEYEALRTELITKLEAWRHPQTGESMVEKAFRREEVYSGACLDEAPDIVVKWATHQNYTYAFRVSSKSKSLAWIEELDPHRQENSAFFTGKSGSHRDNGIFLAEGPQVIAEKTVDGARIIDVAPTILHLLGVPTPADMDGRALIEIFEGAAATPMAVGEAAGVVAASEEDDASYTDDDKVVINERLRALGYID
- a CDS encoding oligosaccharide flippase family protein, with amino-acid sequence MSRSVPPTASDSPTVAPAHESGLGRIVRNSAFNAVGTILIVPSNMLALFVMAQRLGAQPIGTFFTIFSISAVIHWIADAGTTTVLTRHVARNPQRLKTIIPESLGVLCVVCCVSTTLFMLVAVPWMSFFTDRVSFAVVIVAASAMWSRHALDFAASALRGLERFEYENFSRVVQTCSFCVFVWLWVHPSTGGALAAFIAYAASNVIAAIIIWWTLLTKWDCAGFRLNREIIRRWWTESIPLGAGDVIRQFLMQMDTLLLAAFKPQAIVGMFSIAARPLQPLQLLPKIIVSVTFPMLSRAAQVDLAAVNRLFVKTTKILWAASLPISIGLSMAAQPIILATAGEDFIDAARPLQILIWSTGLIFINAQLRFVLTALDSEKAYWRLICWTLAVKLGLEAALIPLWGLYGACIGNILGEIALCIGGALALHRLGVKSPNWLDFLRPAPAAVAMTLIMWPYADHDASLLSVIIAGIAGGIVYAIVALFSGIVPWSDLQRIWRSLRKPAIVASLEPAAVVAVAETADAIPN